GCTCCTTGGTTGTGGCTGCATCTTGTCTTGCACATCTAGTCCTCCCCTTCAGAGTCTCGGTTTAGTCCGGACCAGCTCTGCCTTTTCAACGAGCCTCTCATAAGCCGGCCCAGATTATATACAAAGCTGAGATCTAGGATTGTATCTTTGTCATCGTTGAATCTAGTCTATTGGCCAGCAAATCTATCTGCCGGCCCGTGAATGGCGTTGAAAATGCTAATGATGGCCTCAGGGAAGTAGCAGTGGCGGATATCTTCTTCAGTTGCCGGACTTGCACCATGGCCGTGACCTTGCCTGTGTTAAATGGTGAGATTTCCCTCTTTCTGATTGCAGACCGCATAGTATCGCCTCTTGCGGCTTGCATTCGGATTTGTTGAATGCTACTTCCGAATGCAACATTAGACCTCTTACCACGATCCTCGCGGACGATGATGCCTTGACAATGAGAATGGTGTCAGCGGCCACTGCATTCATCGCGAGGGCAAAGGTCAGCGATGCATCTACTCTATTGGATGAGAGAGCTCACAGAAACCCAACTCTTGAAGAGCAACGACTACCAGATCTTGTGCATTCAGCGGCTGAAGACCCCAATCATGCTTCTACACGGCTCCTTGGAATCGGCCACATCCCGAAATAGCCTGCTCCTGAGAGCTTCTAGTTGCTCTCCTGTATATATGGAAATTGGGTCTGATCTTCTCACGCTCGATAGGCACATACTTTGTCCATAATAGAGGTCTCTTGTTGTACGCTTTGCTTCACAAAGCCTCACCACCACGCTCTACAGCGCCACCGTCACAGGCACATCACCATTGGCGACACCATCTGGCCTTGCTAGCTCAGAGTAGAAAGATGTAGTAACCTGCATGCACACCATAACGTTCCACTTTTATAAGTGTCTGGTAATATGCGTGCTACCGTTTCGCTATTTGGAGGCCGCTGACCAGTGTTGTACCTCATCCACCAACCCTAGAGCTTGATTCTCCGTAGTTGAGCATGGAAAGGGGTGTGCCATCTCATCGTGAGCTAGATGAGTCTGGGATATCTTCCTCGCACTAAAGATATCCTGTTTCGGTTCCTGGGTACATGTCTGGAATTGAGAACGTTCGGTAGGGTTGACTATCCCGTCGTAGGTAAAATCCGTAGAAAAGCTACGGGGCCGGGACGATCGTTAGGTATAAGCTTAATCCCTTGTTGGAACAAACTAAACGCTTCGTCAAGATCGCCAAGCTTTGCTATTCAGTCATATCGACCCCCCCATTGCAATCCCATTATGATATCCCGCCGCAAAACGTCCGCTTGTTGCCGTCATTGCTCGGAAGCTTGTTTCTCGGCATTAATAACTTCTTCAAGATTGCCCATCTTACCCGACCGCTGGAACCATTCAAAGGCCAGGCCGCAGCAATAGGTCCAAGCACCACTGGTGTGTATTGGTCATGACCTGGTGTTGGAAGGTGTCGAAATGGTCTTGTAGAAAGATGTCGAGTTCTGCAGTGTCGCTTTTGTCCGGCACCTGCCcacagcatcatcaatgtAGCAAAGGCGACAAAGTCAGCCATAACAAGCGCAAGTACTGGTATTGTGAAAAACACAAGAATTCCACATAACCTGACGGACCAATTCCAAACCGGCAGCTTGAGTCCGGCCTTCCCCATCCGGCATAGCCGGGGCCGTATTTGTAGATCATGTCGATTTGCGGCGCGCTCTGTCTCGGGCAAAAGTCCACGATAATCACCACGGCGCCTGATGACGAAAAAACACGCGGCGTCTagacaaacaagaaaagagcATTGGAACCCGTATATATCTGGCACCATTTCCGTCTGTTAAACAGCCCTCCCTGCTCTGCCGTCGTTGGAACCTCATCACCGGCCGGCGCTCCAAGTCGATGAATCGCTAGTGCCGTTGCAGATCCTCTCAAACAAGAAGGTCAACGGTAAACTCCGGATGTAACTCCAGCACGGATCACGGCAAAGACGGGACTCTTCCCGTATAAAGATGCGGATTCGCAACGCCCCAAGCCATATCCTCCGTGTGTTGAGCGCTTCCTGAACCAGTCACGCACAGCCATGTCTCTCAAAACACTGCTCCTCCTCGCGGCCGCGCATCTCGCGCAGGCCGATTCCTCCCACGCCCTCTTCTACAAGGTCGTCGACAGGGAAACAGCCCAGCGTATAGCCTCAATCAAGGGCCTTGCCGCAGCGGGCAACGACACCCCCGTGTTCAACGACCAGGCATGTCCGCCCCAACCCCCACGAGCAAAATATACAAAAGACTAACAGGTCCAAAAACCAGGGCTTCTGGTTCTCCCACTTCACCGTCGGAGCGAGTCCAGACCTCGAAATCCTCATCGACACCGGCTCGTCGGACGCCATCCTCAACCCAGGCGTATACAAGCCCTCGCCGGGGTCCGTCAACGCCAACCGCCGCTTCAGAATCTCCTacgccaccaccaacccGGACGGATCGGGCACTCTGACCGTAAGTAAAAAAACCGCCCGCAACCCCCAACACAACAGGACGCTAAAGACACCAAACGCCAGGCATCCGGCAACGTCTACCAAGACGTCATCACCCAGCTCTCAGCCAACCTCACCGTAGCCAACCAAACCCTAGGCGACATCCAAGACCCAGCCTCACCACCGACCTTCCCGCGCGACGGCCTCATCGGCTACGCCAGCCAGCAGGGCAGCGCCCTCCGCGGCTCCCCCTTCATCAACAGCCTCTGCGACCAGGGCGCCCTGTCAACGTGCCGCTTCGGCCTCGCCCTACGGCCCAACAAGACCGGCGAACTGTACTACGGCACACTAGCAACCGACACCTTCACAGAGCCGCTCACCACGGTCCCCCTAACACAGGGCGAGTGGGCGGTACAAGGCGACGTGACGGTCGACGGGGCGGCGGTCCAGCACGGcgccagcatcatcaccgactCCGGGACGACCGTCATCTTCGGCCCCACGCACCGCGTCGCCGACGTCTTCGCGCGCGCCGGCGTCCAGGCCGTGCCCACGAGCACCGGCCTCGCGGGCTACTACAACTGCAGCGCCCCGCCGACCATTGGCCTCTCctttgccggcgccaacTTTGACATTCTGCCCGAGGCGCTGGCGTTTGCCAGCGACGGCGACAACTGCACCGCCGCGGTGCACGGGTCCGACGCCTTCGGGGACAATTGGCTCGTCGGCCAGGCGTTTTTCCAGGGGCGCTACGTCGACCACAACGTCGCCGACGGGACCATGGGCTTTGCCGACCTCAAGTGACGATATGCAtgtggacatctggactttgTGAGGTGGCCCCGGGGTGGAGAGGACATGCCGATGTGGTGTGCGCGTACGTTACATGGTGTATGCCTAATATACTCTTTAGATTTATTTGCACATGTCAAGCATTGATGAAAAACCACTCACTCCCGTTGCTGAGAAGCAAACGGTGCAAGTTTGCGAGGTGGATGCGGCATTTCACACACCGTCACAACGTGCTGACAACTCATCATACACAATACTCTATTACAACCTCGCCGAGGTCCCTGGTCATAAATCATAGCTCGCACGCTCGTGTGAAGCATCCAAGAACGCACACCCAGCTTGACACGTCTGCCCTCTTTCAAGGGCCACCTGCTCAACAACCGCCCCAAATGCAAACACAAAATAAGACATCTACCGTGCGCCGAAAAAGGTGTATGCATCAAGACTTGTCCCCAGATCCGACGTCTATACCTCCTCCGTCTCGACGGATTCGTACCCCCCGCGTGTTCTCATGCCCGTGAGACTCATCAGTGTAGGGCTCTCGTACATGGCCGTGTAGTCCACTTTGCCACCCCCGAGGACAGCCGTTCCGTTCTCTCTCTGGCCAAAGACGGGAGCCGGATCACACCAAAAGTCCTTACAATTGGACACACAACCCCGGCTGTAggggttcttcttctttcgtctACTGTTACCAGTGGCAGCGCCACGGCCGGTAATCGTCTCGATAAAGGGGTCGACACCGAGAATGCGGCTCCATTGTTTGAGCATGCCCCCCTTGTGTCTACCTccgtggccgccggcggaCGTGGTGGATGTCGCGGCCGCTGCGAGGGATGGATCCAGAGGTGTGCCGGTCGAGGTAAGCGCCGTAGTCGCTTCGCGAGTGTGAATTCCCGTCATGTTTTCAAACGTGGTCATGGCTCGGGACACTTGAACGAGCTGGGTGAACACCAGCATGGTCACCCATATCAGCTGCAGGCTGACCCAGACAGACAAGAGTAAAGTGTAGGCGTCCGAGTTGATGAGCTTGCAGAAGCCGGGACCGAGGACATTGCAAGACGCGGGAGCGTCTGTAGAAACGACACCAAAATCTAGATCAAGTTAGCAATATTGTCCTGGACTCCGACTAAAAATTGAACTCACAATAATACACTAGCCAGTCATAGGCAAGAATACCAAAGGTCAGATTAACAAGGTACAAGAAAAAGTGTCTATGGTTGTTGATGCCAACGCAATTGTACACCCAGGGACAGTGACTACATTCACGTCGTCAGTGGAAACCTTAATCAAAACATCATTTGCTGCACGTACTGGTCATGCTTTGCTACACAGCGCTGGCAGCGTCTGCAATGCTTGCTTCGGAGCGGCGTACGAATCATGCAAGTAACACAGAAATTGGCCTCGTCAAACCTCCAGCTAGCCAGAAGCTCGTCAATGACGGCCCGCTGCTCCGCGATGCCATTCAACTTTGGCACGAATCCAGGATCATATCGCATGCTCGCTGCGTAGAAGAATGTGGTCAACCCGAAAAGAACGCCAAATACAAGATTCAGAATCATGTGTGAGCTCTCGCCGCGAATCGTGGTCCACACTACAGTGCTGAGCCAGTTCACTCCAACGAGGAAGAGGGAGCCCGCGAAAATGCCAGCCATCCAGGGCTAGAGAGACGTCAGATGACAGACGGGGAAAAATCCAGCACGGGTCCGAAACTCACCGTTTTGTGAAAGTGTCGCATGTCAGATGGAGCATACTCCAAAACCTGCGTCGCGCACCAATGCGCGCAATACACAACCCCGGCCGCCAACGGAAGACCCAAGAATACCGGCGCATAGGAAATAACAATGAGCACGCCCCAAATCATAACCCACggccagaagaagagaaacTTGGATGTGAAGGCCCTCTTATCCTTAAGAAAATAATTGGCACCAGGCCACGGAGGAGTCACTGGATTGCCCTCGCGGTCGTAGCCGCATTCCCTCAAGGCTCGATGCCACGCAGGCTGTGTATTTAGCTCGGTGGCCGTCACCGAAGGCGTCTTGCCGCTCTCAGTCTTCGCAAACCGGTCGGCGCCGTACTCAATAATCTTCTGGATACATCCCGGATTGCCCTTGACCAAAGCCCAGTGGAGAGCTGTGAATCCCTGCTCATCGGCTGCGTGAACGCTGGCGCCCCAGCGCAGGAAGACGTCTACACACGAGGGGAAGCCTTTGTACGCTGCCCACATGAGTGAAGTGTGCCCAAAGGTATCGAGGACGTCGACGGGGATGCCCTGGTGCAAGAGCAGCACAATCAGCAGGGTATTTCCGTTGAAGGTTGAGATGTGCAGAGTATTGTAGCCTTGGGCATCGGTGATGAGCGGGTCGGCGCCGTGCTGGAGAAGCAGATTGACGGTGTAGTAATGGCATCGTTGGGCTGCCCACTGGAGAGGTGTAGCAACAGACTCGCCGCCTTTGCGGTTGATTTCGGCGC
The DNA window shown above is from Metarhizium brunneum chromosome 1, complete sequence and carries:
- the pr1 gene encoding Aspartic protease, producing MSLKTLLLLAAAHLAQADSSHALFYKVVDRETAQRIASIKGLAAAGNDTPVFNDQGFWFSHFTVGASPDLEILIDTGSSDAILNPGVYKPSPGSVNANRRFRISYATTNPDGSGTLTASGNVYQDVITQLSANLTVANQTLGDIQDPASPPTFPRDGLIGYASQQGSALRGSPFINSLCDQGALSTCRFGLALRPNKTGELYYGTLATDTFTEPLTTVPLTQGEWAVQGDVTVDGAAVQHGASIITDSGTTVIFGPTHRVADVFARAGVQAVPTSTGLAGYYNCSAPPTIGLSFAGANFDILPEALAFASDGDNCTAAVHGSDAFGDNWLVGQAFFQGRYVDHNVADGTMGFADLK
- the AKR1 gene encoding Palmitoyltransferase, with amino-acid sequence MSSPARPSSKSAASASGASAPPIQFATKSSVASPKLNNEMEMGSLAADGQAGDDDAAVAVSPEKDIMQLARIGDIVAMEKLFESGEFDATYSDDEGITPLHWAAINNQYAMCKFLIEHGAEINRKGGESVATPLQWAAQRCHYYTVNLLLQHGADPLITDAQGYNTLHISTFNGNTLLIVLLLHQGIPVDVLDTFGHTSLMWAAYKGFPSCVDVFLRWGASVHAADEQGFTALHWALVKGNPGCIQKIIEYGADRFAKTESGKTPSVTATELNTQPAWHRALRECGYDREGNPVTPPWPGANYFLKDKRAFTSKFLFFWPWVMIWGVLIVISYAPVFLGLPLAAGVVYCAHWCATQVLEYAPSDMRHFHKTPWMAGIFAGSLFLVGVNWLSTVVWTTIRGESSHMILNLVFGVLFGLTTFFYAASMRYDPGFVPKLNGIAEQRAVIDELLASWRFDEANFCVTCMIRTPLRSKHCRRCQRCVAKHDHHCPWVYNCVGINNHRHFFLYLVNLTFGILAYDWLVYYYFGVVSTDAPASCNVLGPGFCKLINSDAYTLLLSVWVSLQLIWVTMLVFTQLVQVSRAMTTFENMTGIHTREATTALTSTGTPLDPSLAAAATSTTSAGGHGGRHKGGMLKQWSRILGVDPFIETITGRGAATGNSRRKKKNPYSRGCVSNCKDFWCDPAPVFGQRENGTAVLGGGKVDYTAMYESPTLMSLTGMRTRGGYESVETEEV